A portion of the Natronococcus sp. AD-5 genome contains these proteins:
- a CDS encoding ribose 1,5-bisphosphate isomerase encodes MVDEHPGVDAIVEDTAEDIAEMEIRGAATIADAAAEALAVQADRSDAATPAAFRAQLRAAARALYETRPTAVSLPNALRYVLQGTSGETVSELRRTTIDRAEEFQAELEQAQERLGEVGANRLRDGDVVMTHCHSTDALSCVEAALDAGKRVEAIVKETRPRKQGHITARQLREWDVPVTLVVDNAARRYLDDADHVLVGADSIAADGSVINKVGTSGLAVNARERGVPVMVAAQTIKLHPDTMTGHTVAIEMRDETEVLSEDERADITGGNSADEGLVVENPGFDVTPPRYVDAIVTERGQFPPESIVTLMRELFGDTTAEPWEA; translated from the coding sequence ATGGTAGACGAACATCCCGGCGTCGACGCGATCGTCGAAGACACCGCCGAGGACATCGCGGAGATGGAGATTCGGGGCGCGGCGACGATCGCCGACGCGGCCGCGGAGGCGCTCGCCGTCCAGGCCGACCGTTCGGACGCCGCGACGCCTGCGGCGTTTCGCGCCCAGCTGCGCGCCGCCGCCAGGGCGCTCTACGAGACGCGCCCGACCGCCGTGAGCCTGCCGAACGCGCTCCGGTACGTGCTCCAGGGAACGAGCGGCGAGACCGTCTCGGAGCTGCGGAGAACGACGATCGACCGCGCCGAGGAGTTTCAGGCCGAACTCGAGCAGGCCCAGGAGCGACTCGGCGAGGTCGGGGCGAACCGCCTGCGCGACGGCGACGTGGTTATGACCCACTGTCACTCGACGGACGCGCTCTCCTGCGTCGAGGCGGCGCTGGACGCCGGCAAGCGCGTGGAGGCGATCGTCAAGGAGACCCGCCCGCGCAAACAGGGCCACATCACGGCGCGGCAGCTCCGGGAGTGGGACGTCCCGGTCACGCTGGTCGTCGACAACGCGGCCCGGCGGTACCTAGACGACGCCGATCACGTTCTGGTCGGGGCGGACAGCATCGCCGCCGACGGCAGCGTCATCAACAAGGTCGGAACCAGCGGACTGGCGGTCAACGCCCGGGAACGCGGCGTGCCGGTGATGGTCGCCGCCCAGACGATCAAGCTCCACCCCGACACGATGACCGGCCACACCGTCGCGATCGAGATGCGCGACGAGACCGAGGTGCTCTCCGAAGACGAACGGGCGGACATCACCGGCGGAAACTCCGCCGACGAGGGGCTCGTCGTCGAGAACCCCGGGTTCGACGTCACGCCGCCGCGCTACGTCGACGCGATCGTGACCGAGCGCGGCCAGTTCCCGCCCGAGAGCATCGTCACGCTCATGCGGGAGCTGTTCGGCGACACGACGGCCGAACCCTGGGAGGCGTAG